A genome region from Blautia coccoides includes the following:
- a CDS encoding FxLYD domain-containing protein: MKKKIVTLFLTAVLCAFATSCGNNASEPKANDTTAKEEVKEPTDLTGTWVSEENDGSYQEAIITENTIEINWVSDGGKTKSIYWIGSYEAPADSTDKYSWTSEKDKEKTDSALLASQDDTKSFTYEDKKISYEVSVMGTTSTMELSQVSKDIPENPVSEEEPQAETAGNEAPDSQSQQSEASYEVTYQNISFHQDIIGNIWSQAIVEVANTGNNDLYLDRSSYELVSEDGTIIHTTSNTFTPYPQILSPGEKGYYYEETSMDAGTPTEGISITPHISAQASKNQIVRLEVSATEIYDKEMGSIDLHGKIKNTTGAEQSNINVVAILFDGNGQPIGQLWTILMNPIQPDEEIGFELEPMNLPDDITKASIADYKVYAYPEQYQF; the protein is encoded by the coding sequence ATGAAGAAAAAGATTGTAACACTATTTCTAACAGCTGTTTTATGCGCATTTGCTACAAGCTGCGGAAATAATGCAAGCGAACCAAAGGCTAATGACACGACAGCAAAGGAGGAAGTAAAAGAACCTACTGATCTGACTGGTACTTGGGTCTCAGAAGAAAATGATGGGTCTTATCAGGAGGCTATAATCACTGAAAACACTATTGAGATAAACTGGGTATCAGATGGGGGTAAAACAAAATCAATTTATTGGATTGGATCATATGAAGCACCCGCTGATTCCACAGATAAGTATTCGTGGACATCTGAAAAAGATAAAGAAAAAACAGATTCGGCGTTATTAGCATCGCAGGATGACACGAAAAGTTTTACATATGAGGATAAGAAAATAAGCTACGAAGTTTCGGTCATGGGGACTACCAGCACAATGGAACTTTCACAAGTCTCAAAAGATATTCCTGAAAATCCCGTATCAGAAGAAGAACCACAGGCCGAAACAGCCGGTAATGAGGCACCTGACTCTCAAAGCCAACAGTCTGAAGCATCATACGAAGTTACATATCAAAATATTTCATTCCACCAGGATATTATTGGAAATATATGGTCTCAGGCAATCGTCGAGGTGGCAAATACCGGAAATAATGATTTATACTTAGACCGCAGCTCCTACGAACTTGTGTCTGAGGATGGAACCATTATCCACACAACAAGTAATACATTTACTCCATATCCGCAAATATTATCACCTGGTGAAAAAGGCTACTACTATGAAGAAACTAGTATGGATGCTGGAACTCCTACTGAAGGGATATCTATTACCCCGCATATCAGTGCTCAAGCCTCAAAAAATCAAATTGTCCGTTTAGAGGTAAGTGCCACCGAAATATATGATAAAGAAATGGGAAGTATTGATCTACACGGAAAAATTAAAAATACTACAGGCGCGGAGCAAAGCAATATAAATGTCGTTGCTATTCTTTTTGATGGAAACGGGCAGCCCATAGGGCAGCTTTGGACCATACTTATGAATCCTATTCAACCCGATGAAGAAATAGGATTTGAATTAGAACCCATGAATTTACCGGATGATATAACGAAGGCATCTATAGCAGATTATAAGGTTTATGCCTATCCAGAACAGTACCAGTTTTAA
- a CDS encoding recombinase family protein, whose translation MNTLERDCIYLRKSRADREAEARGEEETLARHERILLDLAKRRGCHIGAIYREVVSGETISARPVMQRLLQEVESGMWDGVLVVEVERLARGDSIDQGVVARAFQYSDTKIITPAKTYDPNNEFDEEYFEFGLFMSRREYKTIKRRLNAGRLSSVQEGKYCGNKPPYGYERVKLQGKGFSLRPVPAQAQIVRLMYNWYAYGVSGERLGMQKIARKLNEMGIPTLSGKPWSPATVVNILDNPVYTGKIRWNRRKAVNKIEDGAVVKTRPRSNDYIISDGLHEPIISQELYDLAQCYRQQNPPRPIGVMNAVKNPLSGLVHCGKCGHSMVRRPYANRKQEDTLLCPYTSCDNVSSRLSLVEKAVIAGLAELVQSYKVNDTLNDNNGVDIIAAKEKILVEKRAELDNLTAQKTRQYDLLEQGVYTTEIFLERSGATAKQIRDCSAAIERISSELDHDRELLAQKFNFIPKCEHLLSNYWDWDIPTRNSVLKELIERIDYTKDSKNGFKHGDEITFTLDIYPKIQ comes from the coding sequence ATGAACACACTTGAAAGAGACTGTATCTATTTAAGAAAGTCCCGTGCAGATCGGGAAGCCGAAGCACGCGGAGAGGAGGAAACCCTGGCCCGGCATGAAAGAATCCTGCTTGACCTTGCCAAACGCCGCGGTTGCCACATTGGAGCCATTTACCGGGAAGTAGTATCCGGCGAAACAATATCTGCCCGGCCTGTGATGCAGCGCCTCCTGCAGGAAGTGGAATCTGGTATGTGGGATGGCGTTCTGGTCGTAGAGGTGGAGCGTCTTGCCCGCGGTGATTCTATTGATCAGGGCGTTGTAGCCCGTGCTTTTCAATATTCCGATACAAAAATCATAACCCCGGCAAAGACTTATGATCCCAACAATGAGTTTGATGAGGAGTATTTTGAGTTTGGCCTCTTTATGTCCAGAAGGGAGTACAAGACCATAAAGCGTCGACTGAACGCCGGACGTCTCTCATCTGTGCAGGAAGGCAAATACTGTGGCAATAAACCACCATACGGATACGAGCGTGTGAAGCTGCAGGGGAAGGGGTTCTCTCTCCGGCCGGTCCCTGCCCAGGCCCAAATCGTGCGGTTGATGTATAACTGGTACGCATATGGCGTTAGTGGAGAACGCCTGGGGATGCAGAAAATAGCCAGAAAGTTAAATGAAATGGGGATCCCTACGTTATCGGGCAAACCCTGGTCTCCTGCCACTGTTGTGAACATACTGGATAATCCTGTTTACACCGGAAAGATACGCTGGAACCGTAGAAAAGCGGTAAACAAGATTGAGGACGGAGCTGTCGTAAAGACACGTCCGCGGAGTAATGATTACATAATATCTGATGGTTTACACGAACCCATAATCTCCCAGGAGCTTTATGACCTCGCCCAGTGTTATAGGCAACAAAATCCTCCCAGGCCCATAGGTGTCATGAATGCGGTAAAGAATCCGCTCTCCGGCCTTGTCCACTGTGGGAAATGCGGCCACAGCATGGTAAGGCGGCCTTACGCTAACCGGAAACAGGAAGACACTCTCTTGTGCCCGTATACATCCTGTGACAATGTGAGCAGCCGGCTGTCCCTGGTTGAAAAGGCAGTCATTGCCGGCCTGGCAGAACTGGTACAGAGCTATAAGGTGAATGACACCCTCAATGACAACAACGGAGTGGATATCATAGCGGCAAAGGAAAAAATCCTTGTAGAAAAACGCGCAGAGCTGGATAACCTTACCGCACAGAAAACCAGACAATATGACCTCTTAGAACAAGGGGTATACACAACGGAGATATTCCTGGAACGATCCGGAGCCACGGCAAAACAGATCCGTGATTGTTCCGCAGCCATTGAGCGGATCTCTTCTGAGCTGGATCACGACCGGGAACTCCTTGCACAGAAATTCAACTTCATCCCCAAATGTGAACATCTCTTATCCAATTACTGGGACTGGGACATACCGACCCGGAACTCCGTGCTTAAAGAGCTGATCGAGAGAATCGACTACACAAAAGACAGCAAAAACGGCTTTAAACACGGTGACGAGATCACATTTACTCTGGACATTTACCCCAAAATCCAATAA
- a CDS encoding recombinase family protein produces MIESKSRVAIYCRLSEEDRNKQSETDDSNSIQNQKSMLLQYSLEHGWEVYNIYSDDDYTGSDRRRPEFNRLLEDAKNRKFDIVLCKTQSRFTRELELVEKYIHGLFPIWGIRFISIVDNADTANKGNKKSRQINGLVNEWYLEDMSENIKSVLTDRRKNGYHIGAFALYGYKKDPDVKGHLIIDEEAAEVVREVFTLFSQGYGKTAIARMLNDRGISNPTEYKRLHGLRYKQPKTKNSTLWKYFAISDMLVNEIYIGNMVQGKYGSVSYKTKQNKPRPKDEWYRVEGTHESIIDRELWDRVQALVAQKAKPFTVGTIGLFARKARCMNCGYTMRSSKNRGKHYLQCSNRHVAKDACIGSFISVDKLEKAVIDELNKLSAEYLDKDELEQNVQFNNDLRGQKEALETEIAAYQKKIAEYTKGIRELYLDKVKGILSELDYLDLSKDFSTQKERLEKLVIDTQKQLDVIERKMLIGDNRRQLIEQYTNLEHLDRETVEKLIDYVLVGKKDPVTKEVPIEIHWNF; encoded by the coding sequence ATGATAGAATCAAAATCAAGAGTTGCTATTTATTGCCGCTTATCAGAGGAAGATAGAAACAAACAATCAGAAACAGACGACAGTAACAGTATTCAGAATCAAAAGTCAATGTTACTTCAATACTCATTAGAGCATGGTTGGGAAGTCTACAACATATACAGTGATGATGATTACACTGGTTCTGACAGACGACGACCAGAATTTAACAGGTTGTTGGAGGACGCAAAGAATCGTAAATTTGATATTGTCCTTTGTAAGACACAATCCAGATTTACCAGAGAACTAGAATTAGTGGAAAAATATATCCACGGTCTTTTCCCTATTTGGGGTATTCGTTTCATCAGCATTGTTGATAATGCAGATACCGCTAATAAAGGAAATAAGAAATCAAGACAGATAAATGGTCTGGTGAATGAGTGGTACTTAGAGGATATGTCAGAGAACATTAAAAGCGTTCTCACTGACAGAAGAAAGAACGGATACCATATCGGTGCTTTTGCCCTGTATGGTTACAAAAAAGACCCTGACGTAAAAGGGCATTTGATTATTGATGAAGAAGCTGCGGAAGTTGTCAGAGAAGTTTTTACACTGTTTTCACAGGGATATGGAAAGACCGCCATTGCCCGTATGCTGAATGACAGAGGAATATCAAACCCTACGGAATACAAACGACTTCATGGTTTGCGTTACAAGCAGCCTAAAACGAAAAACAGTACCCTATGGAAATATTTTGCCATATCAGATATGTTGGTGAATGAAATCTATATCGGGAATATGGTTCAAGGGAAATATGGCAGCGTTTCTTATAAGACAAAGCAAAACAAACCCAGACCAAAAGACGAGTGGTACAGAGTTGAGGGTACACATGAGTCGATTATTGACCGTGAGTTATGGGATAGGGTTCAAGCATTGGTAGCTCAAAAGGCAAAACCTTTCACAGTTGGCACAATCGGCTTATTTGCCAGAAAAGCTCGCTGTATGAATTGTGGTTATACAATGCGTTCATCAAAGAATCGTGGTAAGCATTATTTACAATGTTCTAACCGCCATGTAGCAAAGGACGCTTGTATAGGTTCTTTCATTTCAGTAGACAAATTGGAAAAAGCTGTGATTGATGAACTTAATAAGTTATCCGCAGAATATCTGGATAAAGATGAGCTTGAACAAAATGTGCAATTCAATAATGACTTGCGAGGTCAAAAAGAAGCTTTGGAAACGGAGATTGCTGCTTATCAAAAAAAGATTGCGGAATACACAAAAGGAATCCGTGAACTATATTTAGATAAGGTAAAGGGTATTCTTTCCGAACTTGATTACTTGGATTTATCTAAAGACTTCTCAACACAAAAAGAAAGGCTCGAAAAACTGGTAATTGATACGCAGAAACAGCTTGATGTTATTGAAAGAAAAATGCTGATTGGCGATAACAGACGACAGTTAATCGAGCAATATACAAATCTTGAACACTTAGACAGGGAAACGGTTGAAAAGCTGATTGATTATGTATTGGTCGGTAAGAAAGACCCTGTAACTAAGGAAGTACCTATTGAGATACATTGGAATTTCTAA
- a CDS encoding helix-turn-helix domain-containing protein yields MMKSTKKCPLFSTISLAADGDEVAIEKILNHYDAYISKASLRPFYDEHGNMYIVVDMELKGRIRAALIKAILGFEVRVK; encoded by the coding sequence ATGATGAAGTCTACAAAAAAGTGTCCTCTATTCTCCACAATCAGTTTAGCTGCTGATGGCGACGAAGTGGCAATAGAGAAAATATTAAATCACTATGACGCTTACATATCAAAAGCAAGTTTACGCCCGTTCTATGATGAACACGGAAATATGTATATTGTGGTCGACATGGAACTGAAAGGCAGAATCAGAGCTGCTCTTATTAAAGCAATTCTAGGTTTTGAAGTCAGAGTGAAATAA
- a CDS encoding RNA polymerase sigma factor produces the protein MKPSSFENAIRLQFDCLARKVIGRTVKNYNKELARRAKHEISFCEIPELELNQLSVSDEYPIEFTSFDVFGTEVRVYDEKLCEAIKKLSERRRNVVLMFYFLELPDAEIAEILDISRNSVYRNRMCSLKLIRDMYEEEL, from the coding sequence ATGAAACCTTCTTCATTTGAGAACGCTATAAGACTTCAATTTGACTGTCTGGCTCGTAAGGTGATTGGCAGAACTGTAAAGAACTACAACAAAGAACTTGCCAGACGTGCAAAGCATGAAATATCTTTCTGTGAAATACCAGAGCTGGAATTAAACCAGTTGAGTGTATCGGACGAATACCCGATTGAATTTACTTCCTTTGATGTGTTTGGTACAGAAGTTCGTGTCTATGATGAGAAATTATGTGAAGCAATCAAAAAATTAAGCGAAAGACGACGCAATGTTGTGTTGATGTTCTATTTTCTGGAATTACCAGACGCAGAAATCGCAGAGATTTTGGATATTTCCAGAAACTCTGTTTATAGAAACAGAATGTGTTCACTAAAGCTCATTAGAGATATGTATGAGGAGGAATTATAA
- a CDS encoding helix-turn-helix domain-containing protein, whose product MRKKEDKYDFRAFGLAIKEARMKQGLTREQVGTMIEIDPRYLTNIENKGQHPSLQVFYDLVSLLNISVDEFFLPASDLDKSTRRRQLEKQLDNLSDKDLVIMESVANGIIKSKEVAEE is encoded by the coding sequence ATGCGTAAAAAAGAAGATAAGTACGATTTCAGAGCTTTTGGTCTTGCCATCAAAGAAGCTCGTATGAAACAGGGTTTAACCCGTGAACAAGTGGGAACAATGATTGAGATTGACCCACGTTATCTAACAAATATTGAAAATAAAGGACAGCACCCAAGTTTACAGGTATTCTATGACCTTGTATCATTGCTCAATATTTCTGTTGATGAATTTTTCCTGCCTGCGTCTGATCTGGATAAAAGCACCAGAAGACGACAGTTGGAAAAGCAACTTGACAACCTTTCCGATAAGGATTTAGTTATCATGGAAAGCGTCGCTAACGGAATCATCAAGTCTAAGGAAGTGGCGGAAGAATAA
- a CDS encoding cysteine-rich KTR domain-containing protein yields the protein MITKKWIYCPICRNKTRTKIRKDTELINYPLFCPKCKQESLINVRQQQITVIEPDAKTQSR from the coding sequence ATGATAACAAAAAAATGGATATACTGCCCTATATGCAGAAATAAAACACGCACAAAAATACGAAAGGATACAGAATTGATAAATTATCCTCTATTCTGCCCTAAATGTAAACAAGAAAGCCTAATCAATGTAAGGCAACAACAAATAACTGTTATAGAGCCAGACGCTAAGACGCAGAGCCGATAA
- a CDS encoding immunoglobulin-like domain-containing protein: protein MKKCICIILVIAVSILSGCNSSQNEENVFPQNFKEYYEVSPYGNEEEINSLSDVEITLDKKWDFNLENATFFIENNSDKEYHCSESYFEIEAEQSDVWYQLTQLSDPSKNNEDDVIIKPSERLRLAYDISSFYGELPSGHYRIIISVSYFESPKDWDYDTYYLACEFTIK, encoded by the coding sequence ATGAAAAAATGTATCTGCATAATTTTAGTAATAGCCGTAAGCATTTTATCTGGGTGCAATTCATCACAAAATGAGGAAAATGTATTCCCACAAAATTTTAAAGAATATTACGAGGTTTCGCCTTATGGAAATGAAGAAGAAATTAATTCTTTATCAGATGTTGAAATTACATTAGATAAAAAATGGGATTTTAACTTAGAGAATGCGACATTTTTTATCGAGAACAACTCTGATAAAGAATACCATTGTTCAGAATCTTATTTTGAAATCGAAGCAGAACAATCAGATGTATGGTATCAATTAACTCAACTTTCTGACCCGTCAAAAAACAATGAAGATGATGTTATTATAAAACCATCAGAAAGATTGAGGTTAGCATATGATATTTCTTCGTTTTATGGTGAACTCCCATCAGGGCATTATCGGATAATTATAAGTGTTTCTTATTTTGAATCCCCAAAAGATTGGGATTATGACACATATTATTTGGCATGTGAGTTTACAATAAAATAG
- a CDS encoding HAMP domain-containing sensor histidine kinase, which produces MEKIREKKLVYYIENRSIKISFILYALISLVVGITISVTAIALVDNYRMNLNYKYEDMTTRYDIPENGSFIAKYNNDQTEYTIYNASQKKVCSFVVDYQKERPVQEYVYPNHVSYIEVSPNFTKQDRIVDTTLGMINIATIPVVLSFSMILCVTIFIKRKLARPIKLLTNAYSKIENNELDFTLYYPYKDEMGKLCLAFEKMKNCLYQNNQKMIRQFAEQRRLNAAFSHDLRTPLTLLKGHTTMLLSFIPKGLVSQQEVIDELSTMRKNVERLEKHVNAMTNLYRLEDIEIKKETINFNLLLKSLSDTTELLCTDIKYSIKTSCNNIENLFINLDIVVQIYENLLSNSIRYANSMIDIDISMKKQYLLISVSDDGCGFKDSDIERVTLPFYKSSQDNTTEHLGLGLNICKILCERHGGTLKIANNDKGGACVTAWIKIIDVDEK; this is translated from the coding sequence GTGGAAAAAATAAGGGAAAAAAAATTAGTATACTATATTGAGAACAGGAGTATTAAAATTTCATTTATTCTTTACGCACTTATTTCTTTAGTAGTTGGTATTACTATAAGTGTTACTGCCATTGCTCTTGTTGATAATTATAGAATGAATCTTAACTATAAATATGAGGACATGACAACAAGATATGATATACCTGAAAATGGTTCATTTATAGCAAAATACAATAATGACCAGACAGAGTATACAATATATAATGCAAGCCAAAAGAAAGTATGTAGTTTTGTTGTAGACTATCAAAAAGAACGCCCGGTACAAGAATACGTTTATCCAAATCATGTTTCTTATATTGAGGTCTCACCAAACTTTACCAAACAAGATAGGATTGTAGATACTACTTTAGGAATGATAAATATTGCCACTATTCCTGTTGTTCTTTCATTCAGTATGATACTTTGCGTAACTATTTTTATAAAACGAAAATTGGCGAGACCGATAAAGTTACTAACTAATGCTTATAGCAAAATTGAAAACAACGAATTGGACTTTACTCTGTATTACCCCTATAAAGACGAAATGGGTAAGCTGTGTCTTGCATTTGAAAAAATGAAAAATTGTTTATATCAAAACAATCAAAAAATGATACGACAGTTTGCTGAACAAAGACGATTAAATGCTGCTTTTTCGCATGATTTGCGTACTCCCTTAACACTACTTAAAGGGCATACTACAATGTTGTTATCATTTATTCCAAAAGGATTAGTTTCCCAACAAGAGGTAATTGATGAATTATCAACAATGCGTAAGAATGTGGAACGACTTGAAAAACACGTTAATGCCATGACGAATCTATACCGATTAGAAGATATAGAAATCAAAAAAGAGACTATAAACTTTAACTTACTATTAAAATCTTTATCAGATACAACAGAACTGCTTTGTACGGACATAAAATACTCTATTAAGACAAGCTGTAATAATATCGAAAACCTATTTATCAATCTTGATATTGTTGTACAGATTTATGAAAATTTATTATCTAATAGTATTAGATATGCTAATTCAATGATAGATATTGACATTAGTATGAAAAAACAATATTTATTGATTTCCGTCTCTGATGATGGCTGCGGTTTTAAGGATAGTGATATAGAGCGTGTGACATTACCGTTTTACAAATCATCGCAAGACAATACGACTGAACATTTGGGTTTAGGATTAAATATTTGTAAAATATTGTGTGAAAGGCATGGAGGTACATTGAAAATTGCGAATAATGATAAGGGTGGAGCATGTGTTACAGCTTGGATAAAAATCATAGATGTTGATGAAAAATAG
- a CDS encoding response regulator transcription factor — MAQSILIVDDEKDIVSMLNQYFYKIGYVVYTAINGKEALNAITKNPDIILLDINMPDMNGFTVCEAIRNYVSCPIIFLTARVEDCDKIKGFAIGADDYVVKPFSIDELEARVAAHLRREKRHSSSAIVQFDKNIVIDYSSRTVFYKNAEINFTKKEFDIIEFLSQNKGIVFDRETIYEKVWGLDGCGDNSVVTEHIRRIRTKFLSMSDNPYIETVWGCGYKWKK; from the coding sequence ATGGCACAGAGTATTTTGATTGTAGACGACGAAAAAGATATTGTATCAATGTTAAATCAATATTTTTACAAGATTGGTTATGTAGTGTATACAGCAATTAACGGAAAAGAAGCACTAAATGCAATCACTAAAAACCCCGATATTATTCTGTTGGATATAAATATGCCAGATATGAATGGCTTTACAGTTTGTGAGGCGATTAGAAATTATGTTTCCTGTCCTATTATTTTTTTAACAGCTCGTGTTGAGGACTGTGATAAAATCAAGGGGTTTGCTATCGGTGCTGACGACTATGTTGTAAAGCCTTTCTCTATTGATGAATTAGAAGCTAGAGTTGCTGCCCATTTGCGGAGAGAGAAAAGGCATAGTTCGTCTGCAATAGTACAGTTCGATAAAAATATAGTAATTGATTATTCATCACGAACGGTTTTTTATAAAAATGCTGAAATAAACTTTACGAAGAAAGAATTTGATATAATTGAATTTCTTTCACAAAACAAAGGTATTGTTTTCGACCGTGAAACAATCTATGAAAAAGTATGGGGGCTAGATGGTTGCGGTGACAATTCTGTTGTTACGGAACATATACGACGGATAAGAACAAAATTTCTTTCTATGAGTGATAATCCTTATATAGAAACTGTTTGGGGGTGCGGATATAAGTGGAAAAAATAA
- a CDS encoding conjugal transfer protein, with amino-acid sequence MLFKKKEKESKPKKEKKVPVMKVGTHKKTVIALWLLLIVSVSFGVYKNFTAIDMHTVHEKEVIEQRIVDTNKIENFVKAFAKCYYSWSNSQEAIDARTNKISQYLTKELQDLNVDTVRADIPTSSTATDVKIWDIEQMNENDFTVTYSVDQTVTEGEKSTQYTSAYTVVVYVDDNGDMVITQNPTISSIPIKSSYEPTMKQSDGTVDAATISEVNEFLETFFKLYPTATEKELAYYVSGNVLEPVNREYTFSELVNPVFTSDGEQVKVSVAVKYLDQRTKATQISQFDLVLKKTGGNWKVVG; translated from the coding sequence ATGCTATTTAAGAAAAAAGAGAAAGAATCGAAACCGAAGAAAGAAAAGAAAGTCCCTGTGATGAAAGTCGGCACGCATAAGAAAACCGTGATTGCCTTGTGGCTGCTTCTCATTGTAAGTGTCAGCTTTGGCGTATATAAGAATTTCACCGCCATTGATATGCACACCGTACATGAAAAGGAAGTCATTGAACAACGGATTGTTGATACCAACAAGATAGAGAATTTCGTCAAGGCATTTGCAAAGTGCTATTATTCATGGAGCAATTCACAGGAAGCCATTGACGCAAGGACAAATAAAATCAGTCAGTATCTTACCAAAGAATTACAGGATTTGAATGTAGATACGGTGCGTGCGGATATACCGACCAGCTCCACCGCTACAGATGTGAAGATATGGGATATTGAACAGATGAATGAGAACGACTTTACCGTTACCTACTCTGTAGATCAAACGGTAACGGAGGGCGAAAAGTCCACGCAATATACTTCTGCTTATACCGTTGTGGTCTATGTGGATGATAACGGGGATATGGTGATTACACAGAATCCGACCATCAGCAGTATACCTATAAAATCCAGCTACGAACCGACTATGAAGCAGTCTGACGGAACGGTGGACGCTGCCACAATATCGGAAGTGAACGAGTTCTTGGAAACATTCTTCAAGCTCTATCCAACTGCAACGGAAAAGGAACTGGCATACTATGTATCTGGAAATGTGCTTGAGCCAGTGAATCGAGAATACACATTTTCAGAACTGGTAAACCCTGTATTTACGTCAGACGGGGAACAGGTAAAGGTGTCGGTGGCTGTGAAATACCTCGACCAGAGAACAAAAGCCACACAAATTTCACAGTTTGATTTGGTACTGAAAAAGACAGGCGGTAACTGGAAGGTTGTGGGATAG
- a CDS encoding lysozyme family protein: MKLKHFAVFGGIFTVIICLLLFLFIVTADDEESGTSHYDFSGLNLSEEVLKHQSTVEKYAKEYGVSEYVNYLLAIMQVESGGTGTTDVMQASESLGLPLNSLSTEESIRQGCKYFSELLKSAESKGCDINTVVQAYNYGGGFIDYVASHGKKYTFELAVSFAKEKSGGVKITYKNEISIKENGGWRYKYGNMFYVKLVAQYLAVAHFDDATVQAIFNEALKYQGWKYVYGGSNPNTSFDCSGLVQWCYGKAGISLPRTAQAQYDVTQHIPLSQAKAGDLIFFHSTYNAGTYVTHVGIYAGNNRMYHAGDPIGYTDLTSSYWQQHLIGAGRVKTN, translated from the coding sequence ATGAAGCTGAAACACTTCGCTGTGTTCGGTGGGATTTTTACGGTGATTATCTGTCTGCTTTTGTTTCTGTTTATCGTGACCGCAGATGATGAAGAAAGCGGCACTTCCCACTATGATTTTTCTGGACTGAATCTGTCGGAAGAAGTGCTGAAACATCAGTCAACGGTAGAAAAATATGCAAAGGAATACGGGGTTTCTGAATATGTGAATTATCTGCTTGCGATTATGCAGGTGGAATCTGGCGGTACTGGCACGACAGACGTTATGCAGGCAAGTGAATCTCTTGGTCTGCCGCTTAATTCCCTGTCTACGGAGGAATCCATCAGACAGGGGTGTAAATATTTTTCGGAACTGCTAAAATCCGCAGAATCAAAAGGCTGTGACATCAACACGGTGGTACAAGCCTATAACTATGGCGGTGGGTTCATAGATTACGTTGCCAGTCATGGAAAGAAATACACCTTTGAGCTGGCGGTCAGCTTTGCAAAGGAGAAATCTGGCGGTGTCAAAATCACTTATAAAAATGAGATTTCCATTAAAGAAAATGGCGGCTGGCGTTACAAGTACGGAAATATGTTCTATGTAAAACTGGTGGCTCAATATCTTGCAGTCGCCCACTTTGACGACGCTACGGTACAGGCAATCTTTAATGAAGCTCTGAAATATCAAGGATGGAAATATGTATATGGCGGCAGCAATCCCAACACTTCTTTTGACTGTTCGGGTCTGGTGCAGTGGTGCTATGGAAAGGCTGGTATCAGTCTGCCACGAACCGCACAGGCACAGTATGATGTTACCCAGCACATACCGCTTTCACAGGCAAAAGCTGGTGACTTGATATTTTTCCATTCGACCTATAACGCTGGAACGTATGTAACCCACGTCGGGATATACGCAGGAAACAACAGAATGTATCACGCTGGCGACCCTATCGGATATACCGATTTAACAAGTTCATACTGGCAGCAACATCTGATAGGTGCTGGACGAGTGAAAACCAACTAA